The following nucleotide sequence is from Stigmatopora argus isolate UIUO_Sarg chromosome 18, RoL_Sarg_1.0, whole genome shotgun sequence.
CACGTATGTGACAGGTGTGACAGCAGATGCCTCAGTCTGGTCCCATGAGCCCTCTTGAGTCATTTACCTCTAAATCAACCGCGTCTGCTCAGTTTCTAGCACTGGAGCACAGACATGCACATGGTTTAACATCCAGTTCTATACACTTTGTATGAAATTAGATGAAACATGACTGACGTTTGACAAGATTCAAAGTCCTATTTTGCAATGTACTTGCAGGAGTATGATGCCCAAAGCATTGGATGGCCAGATTGTCATGGAGAAGACCCCACGCTACTTTGTTACTGTGGAAACACCCTCAAGAGTCCACGCGATGTCACAAGATGTGAAGCTGATAGTGGTCGTACGGGACCCAGTGACCCGAGCTATATCTGACTATACACAGATCATCTCCAAGACACCTAACATCCCTTCTTTTGAGAGCCTCGCCTTCAAGAATCGTACCACAGGTGAGTCTATCTTACTAATAGGTGAGCCTCAACTCTTTTCCCTATACAGTTTGAtgtttgatcatttgattcagatgtggcaGAGAAGGGAgatatgaaaaacagactgaatagggGCCCCTCGAGGTCCGcagttggtgacccctgtgGTATACTATATATGTGTTTCAGGTCAGATTGATTCACAGTGGAGCCCTCTATGGATCGGTCTATACGCCCAGCACCTGGAGCGATGGCTGGCCTGGTTCCCCCGGAGTCAGGTTCACCTAGTCAGCGGCGAAAGACTCATCTCCGATCCGGCTGGGGAAGTGGGGAAAGTCCAAGATTTTCTGGGCCTACAGCGGATTGTCACAGACAAGCATTTCTActtcaacaaaacaaaaggaTTCCCCTGCCTGAAAAAGCCTGAAGGTAGCAGTAAACCCCACTGTTTGGGTAAAACCAAAGGGAGGACCCATGCCTCAATCGAACCAGAGGTGATGCAGAAACTGAGGGATTTTTACAAGCCCCATAACCAGCGCTTTTATTTGTTGGCGGGACAGGACTTTGGATGGCAGTAGGACATTGGTATACTAAAAATCCTCTTCTCTGAAACTCGCTAATAAACACCGATTCCCCCTTTTCACTGTGCTGGAAGAGTTGCCtggcttcttgttttcttccacTACTCCGCATTCTGGATCGTCTGTAGCTCCTCTCTTTACAGGTCGCTACTATCCAGAACGTATTGCGTTGGAAGACCTATGAATGGCACCTTGTTTCAAGCTTCTAAAAGTGGGAAAGTGTctgctaaaatatacattgcaCTTGGTTGTAATAGTTCACATCATAACATAATCTGGATTATGATAGTTGGAACTGTAGTTCATTTTTACCTTTTACATCTACTTTTCATCAGGCCAATCAATGCATACCGACTGTGTGACTCATGTataattttttgaaaaactgatGAATCATTTATATGTCGCTAACGACAAAGATGGATGAGCGAGAGAATCTCGAAATGAGCTCACGTTAGACTGAGTGGTTTTGTATTCTTGAATAATGAATGTGGCTAAATGGATGTAGGTGGTGTAAGTGATGTGCATCACTTGGTCCTTTAGCACTTGTAAGCAGGGCTGTAAATGTGTGTGCTACGGCTCGGGTCAACACATTTCGGGGGTGAGATGTCCAAATGGTCTCCCAGATGACAGACAAACCCATACACAAAGTTCAGAACCATGCAGGGTCTTTGTTCCGTCTTTGgatgtttaaaaatgtcaggCTTTTTTATGCCTATTTACag
It contains:
- the hs3st3l gene encoding heparan sulfate (glucosamine) 3-O-sulfotransferase 3-like, coding for MAVFYNHHHHLPNADLRRLFHRLTIASTLSILCFSLVYLLAGCCHSRLVENSDSKPPMLGVLTARWPYARNDSGGPKAAAVSEGAFSGQPAQETNNTGKEWTATRRLPQALIIGVKKGGTRALLEFLRLHPDIRALGSEPHFFDRHYTRGLEWYRSMMPKALDGQIVMEKTPRYFVTVETPSRVHAMSQDVKLIVVVRDPVTRAISDYTQIISKTPNIPSFESLAFKNRTTGQIDSQWSPLWIGLYAQHLERWLAWFPRSQVHLVSGERLISDPAGEVGKVQDFLGLQRIVTDKHFYFNKTKGFPCLKKPEGSSKPHCLGKTKGRTHASIEPEVMQKLRDFYKPHNQRFYLLAGQDFGWQ